One Thermoplasmatales archaeon genomic window carries:
- a CDS encoding macro domain-containing protein, which translates to MIISIGKSSIEIVKGDITAQQAEAVVNAANPQLTPGGGVSGAIHRAAGRELWEECKKLGGCRPGEAKITSGYKLAKYVIHTVGPIYTGKPEDEITLANCYRNSLKLAMEHGIKSIAFPSISTGIYGYPVEEAARISLETIISFLRGHEVEMEVRIVLYDDRTYLTFLRIADELKKFLKL; encoded by the coding sequence ATGATAATATCAATCGGAAAATCGAGCATCGAGATCGTAAAAGGGGACATAACAGCCCAGCAGGCGGAGGCGGTAGTTAATGCAGCAAACCCCCAACTCACTCCAGGCGGAGGGGTGAGCGGCGCAATCCACAGGGCGGCTGGCAGGGAGCTCTGGGAGGAATGCAAGAAGCTTGGGGGATGCAGGCCAGGAGAGGCAAAGATTACAAGTGGCTATAAACTTGCAAAATATGTGATTCATACGGTCGGGCCGATTTATACAGGGAAGCCAGAGGATGAGATTACTCTTGCCAATTGCTACAGGAACAGCTTAAAGCTGGCGATGGAGCATGGAATAAAGAGCATTGCATTTCCATCAATAAGCACTGGCATATATGGCTATCCAGTTGAGGAAGCGGCAAGAATTTCTCTTGAAACAATTATATCCTTTCTTAGAGGGCATGAAGTTGAAATGGAAGTAAGGATTGTTCTTTATGATGATAGAACATATTTAACTTTTCTAAGGATTGCTGATGAACTCAAAAAGTTTTTAAAACTATAG
- a CDS encoding HD domain-containing protein gives MENIKFIRDSLYGNIKVEGIILELLETAELQRLHGIKQLGFTYLVYPGANHTRFEHSLGTAFIAGKICEALGIEKEEIVIASLLHDVGHGPFSHTLENILHERTGKNHVDIGKDIILGRKILSEHKNVAEVLEKYGIDNKEIVEILNGEKEYSSEIIHGSLDADQIDYLMRDAYYTGVAYGVIDSDRLIQTMKLYDGKIVFEKKGISALESLLVARALMYSSVYLHKTVRIAELMLVKAIKKIDFDFSLLNDCELIEKLKNSGEYQKDIVSRLKYRKLFKKAFAKSFDELNEKERGILAEVNISDVEEEIAKKVGIDDGYIIVDIPGKDILLSEPRIRKVDIKVIDDGKVKNLGELTPLANALQARGITDWAIMVCCPEEYRREVEKYSNKIIFG, from the coding sequence ATGGAGAATATAAAATTTATAAGAGATTCGCTGTACGGAAATATAAAGGTAGAGGGAATTATTCTTGAATTGCTTGAAACCGCTGAACTGCAGAGATTGCATGGAATAAAGCAACTTGGATTTACATATCTTGTTTATCCTGGAGCAAATCATACGAGATTTGAACACTCTCTTGGAACAGCATTTATAGCAGGGAAGATATGTGAGGCATTAGGAATTGAGAAAGAAGAAATTGTTATTGCATCTCTTTTGCATGATGTTGGGCATGGTCCTTTTTCTCATACTCTTGAAAATATATTACATGAAAGGACGGGAAAAAATCATGTTGATATAGGAAAAGATATTATTCTTGGCAGAAAAATTTTAAGCGAGCATAAAAATGTTGCAGAAGTTCTTGAAAAATATGGGATAGATAATAAAGAAATTGTTGAAATTTTAAACGGCGAAAAAGAATATAGCTCAGAAATAATTCATGGTTCTCTTGATGCGGATCAAATAGATTATTTAATGAGAGATGCTTATTATACTGGTGTAGCTTATGGTGTTATAGATAGCGATAGGTTAATTCAGACAATGAAATTATATGATGGGAAAATTGTTTTTGAAAAGAAAGGCATTAGCGCTCTTGAAAGCCTGCTTGTTGCAAGGGCGTTGATGTATTCTTCCGTTTATCTTCATAAAACTGTAAGGATAGCTGAATTAATGCTTGTAAAGGCAATAAAAAAAATTGATTTTGATTTTTCATTGCTTAATGATTGCGAGTTAATTGAAAAGCTTAAAAATTCAGGAGAATATCAAAAAGATATTGTAAGCAGGCTGAAATATAGAAAACTATTTAAGAAAGCTTTTGCAAAAAGTTTTGATGAGCTGAATGAAAAGGAAAGAGGAATTCTTGCAGAAGTAAATATAAGCGATGTTGAAGAAGAAATTGCAAAGAAAGTTGGCATAGATGATGGCTACATAATTGTTGATATTCCTGGAAAGGATATACTGCTTTCAGAACCAAGGATAAGAAAAGTTGATATAAAAGTTATTGACGATGGGAAAGTAAAAAATCTTGGAGAACTAACTCCTCTGGCAAATGCACTTCAAGCAAGGGGAATAACAGATTGGGCTATAATGGTATGCTGTCCCGAGGAGTATAGAAGGGAGGTAGAAAAGTATTCAAATAAAATAATATTTGGATAA
- a CDS encoding phenylacetate--CoA ligase translates to MMWDEKIEAMPLEELKKLQLRRLKKVIKFVYERNEIYHRKFDEHGIKPSDIKSLEDLSKIPFLTKDEMRNYYPFGLLCVQLDDCIEVHASSGTTGKPVVDVYTKKDIEIWADVMARSLWANGMRRNDIMQNSYGYGLFTGAHGFERGAQRIGALVIPVSSGNTKRQINIMKDFGVTCIACTPSYALYMAEVAEEMGLCSDDFKLRLGFFGAEAWSDEMRRKIEEKWNIGACEHYGLTEIIGPGVVSECEEKRLHINADHFLPELIDPKTGERIEEGEGELVFTTLTKEAFPAIRFRTRDIASYSEEACECGRTLPIQSRIKGRSDDMMKVKGVIVFPSQIEEAIIRAGGSENYQIVKKKEKEMTTLIVRVEAEDEGIAKRIEDEIYTMLNLHIPVEIVKPFSLPRSEGKAKRIVEE, encoded by the coding sequence ATGATGTGGGATGAAAAAATTGAGGCAATGCCACTGGAAGAATTAAAGAAGCTTCAATTAAGGAGGCTTAAAAAAGTAATAAAGTTTGTATACGAAAGGAATGAAATATATCATCGCAAGTTTGATGAGCATGGAATAAAGCCAAGTGATATAAAAAGCTTGGAAGATTTATCTAAAATACCTTTCCTCACAAAAGATGAAATGAGAAATTATTATCCTTTTGGATTGCTTTGTGTTCAGCTTGATGACTGCATTGAAGTCCATGCTTCATCTGGAACAACTGGAAAGCCAGTTGTAGATGTATATACGAAGAAAGATATTGAAATATGGGCTGATGTTATGGCACGCTCATTATGGGCTAATGGAATGAGGAGAAATGATATAATGCAGAATTCCTATGGATACGGATTATTTACAGGGGCGCATGGATTTGAAAGAGGGGCCCAGAGAATTGGGGCTCTTGTAATCCCAGTTAGCTCTGGAAATACAAAAAGGCAGATAAATATAATGAAAGATTTTGGAGTAACCTGCATTGCATGCACACCGAGCTATGCTCTCTACATGGCAGAAGTAGCAGAGGAAATGGGTCTTTGTAGCGATGACTTCAAACTTCGCCTTGGCTTTTTTGGAGCGGAGGCATGGAGCGATGAAATGAGGAGAAAAATTGAAGAGAAATGGAATATAGGGGCTTGCGAGCATTATGGATTGACTGAAATAATAGGGCCTGGAGTTGTAAGCGAGTGTGAGGAAAAGAGATTGCATATAAATGCTGACCATTTTCTGCCAGAGTTGATTGATCCAAAAACAGGCGAGAGAATAGAAGAAGGAGAAGGTGAGCTCGTTTTTACAACCCTTACTAAAGAAGCATTTCCAGCAATAAGGTTCAGGACAAGAGATATAGCAAGTTATAGCGAAGAAGCCTGCGAGTGCGGGCGCACCCTGCCAATTCAATCACGCATTAAAGGAAGGAGCGATGATATGATGAAGGTTAAAGGAGTAATAGTATTTCCATCGCAAATAGAAGAAGCAATAATAAGGGCTGGAGGAAGTGAAAATTATCAGATAGTAAAGAAGAAGGAGAAGGAGATGACAACTCTTATAGTTAGAGTTGAGGCGGAAGATGAAGGAATTGCAAAAAGAATTGAGGATGAAATTTATACAATGCTTAACCTGCATATTCCAGTTGAAATTGTAAAGCCATTTTCGCTTCCAAGAAGCGAAGGAAAAGCAAAAAGAATTGTGGAGGAATGA